TGAAATCGCCCTGCCCATGCACAAGAATCTGCCGCTTAAAATCATTCTGCTGAAAGGCTGTAAAGACTGCATTTGAGTCGTCAATTATCTGGTTCAAGGTTTCGGAGAATTTATCAAGTGTGTTTCCGAGTTCTCTGAACTCTCCCTGTACATCGGCGTTTACCCTCTCTTTTAACTCTCCTCTTGCGAGCGCATTGGTCACCCGTATAGTCTCCCTGACAGGAACAATTACAGCCTTAAGGATCTCGTTAAGGCCTGTAGGGATTTCCCTAAAATCAATTTCCACATCTGTATCCGCCCTGACATCAAGCCTTCCTTTAACGGCATCCTGGGCAATACTCTTGAAATCCTGAACGATTTTATCTATCGGCCTTGTGATGGAGAGGGCGATCATATATGCAAGGCCTGCCATAAACAAGATAGAGATTGCAGAAATGACAAGTAGCCTGTTCCGAAGATCAACAATGCCTGCAAGCATTTCCTCTTTCGGAATTACAAGCACGAAGGCGAGATTCCCGGTTTTCACAGGTTCATAAAACATTACAACATTTTTACCTGTGGTAGGGTCTATAATCTCGATATATCCCCCTGTTCCGTTTTTTATTTCACCTGCGGCTCTGTCTATTTCTTCTAAATTAAAATCGTAGAGACTCTTTTTCCCAATCCAATCCTTGCGTACAGGATGGGAGAGCAAAACGCCGGTATTACTTACCATGAAGGCATATCCCGTGTCAAAAGCTCGGACCTCGCTCACTTCCTCATCTACATATTCCAGAGGGACATCTATTCCTCCTATCCCGACAAATTTTCCATCCTTGAAAATCGGGGATACATGGCTTACCATAAAAACTCCTTCATAAAAGTACGGCTCGGTCAGGATATATTCTCCTTTTGCTTTGGGCAGCTGGTAGTAATCCGATGAACTGTAATGCACAAGTGGCTCGACAATGACGCTGCCTTCTATATTATTGCAGTAAGGAACAAACATACCTGTTGCGTCATGCCCTGGGGCATTAACGTATTCCTCATCCTTGCCGTCAAAAGCGTTTGGCTCATATCCCACATAAACACCAGTGAGATTCGGGTTTTTTTCAAGGATGTTCTCAAGAATGCTGATTACCTCACTCCTGTTAGAAGCTTCGTAATTCTCCATAGTAAGGGCAAGCGTCTTTACAACTGCGCTGTTAGCTTTCATATCTGCATCAAACTGGTTTGCATAATTGCTTGCCATTTCAATTGATTTCTGGTAAGCCAGCTTTTCTTCTTGGGAAGTGACCGTACTTATAATTACAGCCGTAGAGACCGCAAGCACAAGAAAAACCCCTACAACGATATAAATAACCAGCTTTGATTTCAGGGGGAAGTTTTTAAATTTCATAGCTTAAACTCCAGCCAGATATAAATGGAAGCGGGAGAATTGTCTCTGTTTTGCCTGCAGAAACCAGGCAACCTTCAGATTTCGATCACTTCTCGAGACAATTGTTTATAATGCGTGAAAAGTTCCTTACCCCAGCGAAGGGCGCTGGCATCGAAACTCATTACTTTCCTGTGATCGTATTTCCCCTGCCTGTTGAAAAGGCAGAGATACATAAACCTTTCAGTAACAGCAATCGTCGGAAGCTGCAGACTTTCCTCGTAGACCATAAAAACTGTATTTTCGGAGTTGAGCAGGGCTTCAAGTTCATCCGCGCAATCATTTTTGAGCCTCTCGAATACAGGTCTTGTAAGCACGACTTCCATTTCAGCCCCATTTTTTGCGAGCCTGGAATAAAGTGAAGGATAGAGAGGATGATAGTAGGAGAGCGAGCTCATGATGCATCTTGATTTTATGAGATTTTCGGTAAACTCCCTGGGAAGGTCGAACAGATGGTTCAGGTCGGGTTCTATCACCATGCATTCTCCAAGCTCTCCAAGCCGCATAAACTGTTCATTGGGTATGACACTCGTATCCCGGCTTGCCCAGTAATCTTTATTCTCCTCGATGACCTCAAGTGTGTTCAGAAGAGGAAGCATGTTTCCCACAATAAGTTTCCCGATCTCCGAGAGCATATAAGTATCCTCTTTCTGGAAGATCAGACCCTGTTTTTTAAGGATTTTAATCTGAGGCATCATTGCCTTTGAGGTTACATTGAGAGAAGTTTTTATTTGCTCAATGTCCCTTGGTCCTTCCATCAGCAGAAGGAGGAGATTTTTCCTTTTTTCAGAAAGCCAGATAGTATCGCATAAAGATGAACTCATTGCTATTCTATATTTATTGGAAGCACTTTTATTAAAAGATTATGTTAGACAAGAAAATATATTTAGAGAATGTTTGAAATCCTGATTTTGAGAAGAGCTCCAGATTTGATTTTGTCCCCATTGGAAATTTTAATAGCATTAAAAAATCTCTTTGCTTTAGAACCTGCATATGCCTCTTTCCTTTTCCTGAAACTTTTGCAACAACTAGGTAGATCGGGCTATATATTATCAAAGCTATATACAAATCACTTGCCACCTGACAGAAACAAGTCCAACATAAGAAAATTGCCTAAAGAGATAATTAACACTCCAGAAAGGGCAAACAAAGCTTAAAAAAAATGGCACTAAAAAACGACTAAAAAATGGCAAAAAATTAAGTTGGTCACTGAAAACTGGTTAAAATGGCAATAAAAACGAGTTAAAGTGACCACTTAAACAACTAAAAACGGTAGCAAAAAAATAAATAATTGCATAAAAAACGAGATAAAATGGCGCACTAAAAACAGTTAAAAACCAAAAATTTTAAAGACACAAAAGACTCTGCATCATTTAAAAAATTGCAGAATACTTGCGAGTTATGGGCTGTATACTGGAGTTCGGCTTTAACTCGAAAGATCTCTGAAAAGCTAAAGAAGAAAATTTCAGGCTTAATAAGCGGGAATTTTCTCTGCTCAGAACCCCTGCAAATGCATTAAAAATGTACCTGAAAGCCGTGGCAAGTGGGAATGTCATAGCTTTCAGGTGCCTCCGAAACCGGATGTATTTTACAAGACAAAAAACATTTTTAATCTTATGGACTTTTATTCCTTTTTTCCTTTTTTGTTTTGAATTTTCTGGTCATTGTATTACACAAAATCTTGCTTCTCACTGCGCTCCGAGACTTTTGTGCTGTTTTTTAGAGAAGATTCAGGCTTTCTTCAGAAGCCTCAGGTTTTTCGGATTGGATACAGAAGTACTTTCCCTCGAGCCGGAATTTCCTGAAAAGTTCGCAGGTTTCACAGAGACAGCCCAGTTTTTTATCCTGTCCTGGGCATTTGCCTCTCGAGCAAAACATTCCTGCGCCGCCAGAATAGGAAGGACAGCTTTTGCAGATGCAGGCTTTAAGGTGATGGTACGAGCCGCAGATCCCGAAATATCTCCCGTATTCTTCCCTGGCCTGCTGTATAATGTCGAGTGTTCCCTTTCCTGATTTTCCACTTTTTCCGACATTCTCTTTATTTTCTGCTGTAAGCTTGGAATCCATGATATTTCTCCCGTGAACAAAAAGCTATAATTTATAAGATGTCAAAATATATTATATATTACTTGAGGATTTGAGAAGTGCATTTTGCCTGAGACGGTTAAAGGATTTTGGATCCGAAGGGTTTGTGGAGGTAATAGCTATGGGATTCAATCAACTAGCTGAAAGCGACGAACTGATTCTTGATGAAGCACTTGAAAGGCAGCGAATTCTGGAAACTGTAATTAATAACAGTCCTATTATGGCCTTTCTCTGGACCCCGGACGAGGACTGGCCTGCAAAATATGTTTCCGAAAACGTAACCCAGCTTGGGTACAGCGCAGAAGATTTCCTGACTGGCAGGATAATGTATGCAGATATTGTCCATTCCGAGGATATAGACCGGGTTAGAAAGGAACTTACACGATGTTGCGAAACTGGGCAGGAGAGTTTTGTACAGCGGTACAGGGTTCTTACAGGGAAGGGAAAAGTCCGGTGGGTAGAAGAAAAAACCTTTATTCATCGTGATGAAAACGGGAATGTAAAAAGTTTCCAGGGAATAGTCAGAGATATTACTCAGGAAATAAAAAATGAGAAAGCGCTGAGGGACGCGCTTGAAAGCCAGAAAGCCCTGATGGAAAAGCAAAAGGTCCTGCTTGAACGGCAAAAAGCCCTTGAAACCGTAATTAACAACAGTCCTACGGTAGTATTTCTCTGGAAAGCTGAAAAATACTGGCCTACCGTATATGTATCCGAAAATGTCAGGCAATTTGGGTATGCCCCCGAGGACTTCATTTCCGGAAGAGTCCTTTATGGGAAAATTATTCATCCCGAAGACCTGCTTCTTGTGGAACTCGAACTTGAGGAGAACTGCGAAGAAGGGGGAAAGGAATTCAATCGCCAGTACCGGATCCTTACGCAGAGCTCTGAAGTCCGCTGGGTTGACGAAAAAACTTTTATTCAGCGCAATGAGGAAGGGGAAATTACTCATTTCCAGGGCATTATAGAGGACATAACCCAACAGGTTAAAAGATCTGATGCCCGCGGGTAGGGTTAAACAAGCTCAATTGTTTCCTGAATATACTTTATTCATCCGTCAAGGTTGAGAATATTAAAGTACTATGCTTCAACCTTTATACCTTCTGCTAGCTTTATTACTTCCTTAACAAATAATTATTTATGTTTGAGAGGATTTAGAAGTACTTGCAAATTTTATTATAACTGTTGGATCTGCAATTCTATGAAATGCCTTGAGTGTGAAGTCGGAAGCAAAGAATGCTGGGTAATAAGAAAAGATATGTAAATGGTATGAAAAATTATATAAAAGAATGAATTGTTCCCCACAAAACTGAAAAGGATTACATCCCGAAAAAGGTTCGCTTATAAGGAGTTTGAAAGAACAGGCGGACCTTTTTTGGGAAAAATGTTATTTAACAGGCGTTAAGAAGCGGACTTATGCACACTGAACCAAAAAAAAGTAAAAATTCAGGTTCTTGAGAACAGAAAGCATTGCAACCTTCAGTAAAATTATTATTTTTATCAGATTGCTGGCATACTCTTTTTATTGCTCATTTTCATGAGAGTAATCTGGAAAAAACTGTATATTTATGATATAAACCTGTAATACCAGTAGAGTTCTTTATAAAAATATCACAGAAAGCAGTCCATGTAAATTAGTTAAATATTAAGGTATTGGCAGGTAGATAATCCATTAAACGAAATATGCATTTTGAAATTGAATTTCTAAATTGAATTTTCTGGGAAAAAAGGTGCTTA
This region of Methanosarcina flavescens genomic DNA includes:
- a CDS encoding histidine kinase dimerization/phosphoacceptor domain -containing protein, which translates into the protein MKFKNFPLKSKLVIYIVVGVFLVLAVSTAVIISTVTSQEEKLAYQKSIEMASNYANQFDADMKANSAVVKTLALTMENYEASNRSEVISILENILEKNPNLTGVYVGYEPNAFDGKDEEYVNAPGHDATGMFVPYCNNIEGSVIVEPLVHYSSSDYYQLPKAKGEYILTEPYFYEGVFMVSHVSPIFKDGKFVGIGGIDVPLEYVDEEVSEVRAFDTGYAFMVSNTGVLLSHPVRKDWIGKKSLYDFNLEEIDRAAGEIKNGTGGYIEIIDPTTGKNVVMFYEPVKTGNLAFVLVIPKEEMLAGIVDLRNRLLVISAISILFMAGLAYMIALSITRPIDKIVQDFKSIAQDAVKGRLDVRADTDVEIDFREIPTGLNEILKAVIVPVRETIRVTNALARGELKERVNADVQGEFRELGNTLDKFSETLNQIIDDSNAVFTAFQQNDFKRQILVHGQGDFKLLTDGIEKTRQALDLATTQRIEAEKALLDYAKELERSNQLKEEMEKVINTSPVIVFLWKYEPMWPAEFVSENITRLGYDVEDFTSKRLRYGDIVHPEDIEKMSAEVKMRVETGCTDYTSEYRVLTKSGEVRWVDERTFVQRSEDGEIHLQGVILDITEHKKAEDALLKMEEIRKKEIHHRIKNNLQVISTLLYLESGNFTDKDVIEAFRDSQHRVKSMALVHEKLYQSEDMVSVDLADYIKNLADYLFQSYSLDSGKVSLKLDIEKVFLGMDTAVPLGIIVNELVSNSLKHAFAGKKEGEIYIELRKSKEECLSWQKEDPGNSGDRESSCPNNEINDLKGTKGSKEERLTLIVRDNGRGFPEELDFRDTTSLGLQLVTTLVDQIDGEIELDRSMGTGFKISFSRR
- a CDS encoding helix-turn-helix transcriptional regulator encodes the protein MSSSLCDTIWLSEKRKNLLLLLMEGPRDIEQIKTSLNVTSKAMMPQIKILKKQGLIFQKEDTYMLSEIGKLIVGNMLPLLNTLEVIEENKDYWASRDTSVIPNEQFMRLGELGECMVIEPDLNHLFDLPREFTENLIKSRCIMSSLSYYHPLYPSLYSRLAKNGAEMEVVLTRPVFERLKNDCADELEALLNSENTVFMVYEESLQLPTIAVTERFMYLCLFNRQGKYDHRKVMSFDASALRWGKELFTHYKQLSREVIEI
- a CDS encoding DUF2769 domain-containing protein, with amino-acid sequence MDSKLTAENKENVGKSGKSGKGTLDIIQQAREEYGRYFGICGSYHHLKACICKSCPSYSGGAGMFCSRGKCPGQDKKLGCLCETCELFRKFRLEGKYFCIQSEKPEASEESLNLL
- a CDS encoding PAS domain-containing protein — translated: MGFNQLAESDELILDEALERQRILETVINNSPIMAFLWTPDEDWPAKYVSENVTQLGYSAEDFLTGRIMYADIVHSEDIDRVRKELTRCCETGQESFVQRYRVLTGKGKVRWVEEKTFIHRDENGNVKSFQGIVRDITQEIKNEKALRDALESQKALMEKQKVLLERQKALETVINNSPTVVFLWKAEKYWPTVYVSENVRQFGYAPEDFISGRVLYGKIIHPEDLLLVELELEENCEEGGKEFNRQYRILTQSSEVRWVDEKTFIQRNEEGEITHFQGIIEDITQQVKRSDARG